The genomic region AGCCACAATCATTCGTCTCTCAGAGTGTGACATACGCAGACAAATAAAGTTGCACGCCAGGCAAAGAACCTTCCGTCGAAACGATAACGGAGCCGCCGAACGCCCCTTCGTTTCAGCCCGATTCCCAGCGTCAGCCCGCGCGCTGGATCATCTGAATGGACCGCGCGGCCTCCGACCGAATCTCCGCCGCCTCATCCCGCAGCGCCTCCTCCAGCACCGGCAGAGCGCGCTGGTCGCGAAGCACTCCTAGCTCACTCACCGCCCAGAGCCGCGCGCCGCGCTGGGGAAGCTTGGCGGCAATAATACAGGCCTCGGTCAAGAAATCCCAGTCCGGATTGACGATCGCTTCCAGGCGATGGCGCAGGCCGCGCATCATCTCGCCAGGATCGCCAAAACAGGCGCGCTCCAGCAGCAGCAGAACCGCAGGGCGCAGCCGCCGCTCGGC from Capsulimonas corticalis harbors:
- a CDS encoding HEAT repeat domain-containing protein, which codes for MDDTQTPADHIQELVDRSRDWSNDDVIAVLTAMPVLPDEGDPAWSDERTWRDHADLFVALADIAAERRLRPAVLLLLERACFGDPGEMMRGLRHRLEAIVNPDWDFLTEACIIAAKLPQRGARLWAVSELGVLRDQRALPVLEEALRDEAAEIRSEAARSIQMIQRAG